CCATCACCTTGATCGGGTGCTTACAGCGTTAAGCCAAGCCGCAGTCAAGATCAACTTTAAGAAGAGCAAGTTTTCCCAGGAAAAGGTTTCTTGGGCGAGTATTGGACGAGAGAACAAAAAAAGCACAAAGCAAGAGTCCGTTGCGAGCATCTCTCGGTTGCGGAAGCAACACGACGTACATTCTCTCAGGGTATTCCTGGGCTTGGCAGGAACGAACTACACAACCACTTAAAAGGAGGCCTTGGCGGTAGTTTTGGCACTAGAGTATTTCCGCCCCTATTTGGAAGGCCGGACATTTGAGCTTTTCGCAGGTAATCAGGCACTATCGTATCTCCTCAAGTTGGCAGGTCCCAAGGGAAGAATTGCACGTTGGATCTTGGTAATACAACACTGACTTTAAAGCCTTCCACCGTAGCGCCTCCGACCTCAGAGACGCCGTTGCGCTGTCACGTCTAGCCATTCACCTGCAACGACGTCCGACCAACGTGGACGAGGAAGCTTATGCCCTGAAGCTCTGGGAGGGATCTCAGCAACTAGAGTTCCAGGTGGAAAGTGGGAAGTTTTTTGTTCCGGACACGTTGGTTCGTAAGATCTTCGGACTGTACCATGACAGTCCAGAATCCGGAGGCCATGATGGATGCTGGCGTACATACTATAAGCTTGCAAAACGCTTCCAGTGGCGAAACATGCGAACCACCGTACGAGACTACGTGCCATGCATGCCAGATTTACAAAGCCAAATTCCACCGGCGGGAAGACACTATGATACTACCCCAACAGTCGAACATACCCTTTCACGTCGTTCACCTGGATTTCGCGGAACTAAGGAAAAAGGGCGAAGGTGTACGACGCACTCAAGCCTTCCTGCTCGCAATCGACCAGTGCACTAGGATGCTTGCTGCACGACCTGGACGAGAAGACGCCCATTCAGTCATTGCCCTTCTTGAGCAAGATATGTACCGGAACACGAGTGTGATCATTTCAGACAACGGCCCTGCGTTCCGCAGTAGAAAGCTTCAAACGTGGGCACTTGAGCGTGGACTTACCCTGCGGACCACAAGTACCTACCACCCTGCAGCGAACGGGTTAGCTGAAAGAGCCATTCGAGACATCAAAACTTACATGGCTGTCGTCTATCCAGACTTTCGTGACTGCTGGAAGTGCGCTTTAGAGGGCGCGGTACGGCATCACAACAGGTCCCACGCCAGAGCTCTCGGATGAAGTCCGCATTTTGCTGCGTACAAGGAGATCCGCGCTTCTCGCAACAGCTAGGGGTAGCCACCGTGTACGGCTGGATGACAAGCCGCTGACACCGGAAGAAAAAGAGGTCTATAGGCGTCGAATGAAGCGGGACTTCTATAATAGACACCTGACAGGGGTTCCGCAGCTCAACATCGGGGACCTGGTACTCGTTCGGTACGGACTCAAGGGAAGTCGAGCACCGTTTAAGAGGCCTTACACTACCAGGGCCCTAAACAGGAATCAGGGGCTTATTAAGGGCGTTGTTTATACGTGTCCGAACGGCACAGAAGAAAGGGCGTCCATAATAGATATACTTCCGTACCGTCCGCGGAGGGATGGAATTCAAAGCGGCGGAGAAGTGTAGGAGAGGAAGTGTGGTGCACGAGAGGAAGAGAACAAAGTGAATAAAATCATTCTGTCTCGGTTTGCGTCGGAGAGCGAACATACCTATTTTGTCTGGTTCCATAGGATCTCTACACCTATCGCGGAGTTTAtctaccagctagcctgcatttacgccattctatctATTGAAACGGCCCTACTGTCACTCCTGCCTCGGGAACGCATATCGAGAACGAATCATTTCACGGCCGTCGGCGTGGGCATCGCTGGACCGTTGTTCACAACACGTTCAACTTCTCTGAAGACGTACATCGCACTCTTCCCGTGCGGCGTCACAAGGGCTGTACACGTCAAACTTGTGTCTCCTACGGCCGTTCCTAATTTCTTACTTCCCATCCTACGTTTCgtcttcgctatgcagaatacaccagtgactctttgtggtgtaatCCTTGGTTGCTACCAtaatcggggttgcagaaaggttactttttacttttctcaaagaagttggcaagtgatgcaatgtttcagaaggatactgtgggtaatttcttgcaggtcgacgtgtaagcgaatcatggacttctttatgcgtgctgcacttcaagaaaaattggttgattaccatgaacagtgaaattcaaacggcttcgtaacggatatgtattttcatctatgatgtcttttcctcagactttagcaccagtgctcgtaggtgtctgttgccgtgtaaatgttcggactgccggtgatttgctgtgcaagttcacttttgtgccccgtatcttggcaagtttttttccttgccatattgtcgcggctctctcatgcaTAATTCAAACGGAAGTTATCAGCTCtcagtccgttgcgcaactcgtatcagcagcgaagaggaacgacaatttcgtctttgtcattgttgttgcggctagCACTATCATCAACGCTCATAGTAGCCAAGATGCGGTATGCGGTAAGGTGTCTGCGTGAattcgagtggagcgaaccatagggtggtatatctatatggatacatatctatgggtatatgcattggtggccaagctgtatcgggaaatctcatgaattacaggcgagtggttggaaaaattcagggggagtgtacatcTCCCTGGGTGGTGGGGGTAATGACCCTGGagaggaccgcaattatagcaaagtaccttagcgtaaacagctgagcggtatagttattaggcattcgcatctAGAATTCGTCAATGaatcacttgacacaccaacagaaacaaatgagcttcttttccaaatgagacattgaaaattttaaaggcgttgcaagttcttcatacatagttcttcacgagcgattatcccaacgttcaggagaactgaaattgtcggtttacacactgtattgtcgattttgcttgcattttcaacgtgaaaaagaaaaaaaaatcagggaaagagaaataattaaaaattttcgCACAATGACActcgtacataactactccatctatgaaagatgaaagtcactgaatgtcccttctatgttgttccagcttcagaacatcagttctttcatgtactccatctatttttttcctttttttctctgcccctctctgtgctccgtatagtttttcgcgcatgatatccggagaggctgctgctatgctgccAGCCCATAAACTTattgtaataattaagatgatgccaTCCTCTGCACTTGTAtccactattacttctcaattatcatattgcTTACAGTGTAGTTGAttaaaatgcacgttcagaccagatcgctataactacttgttgagtTTCATGagccacaagaactgctcgaatgtgaatgtacttcctaacgtcgacaggagcagcactacatcgagcaagggtaaaaacaatgcctgaaaacctggtttcaatccgaattcttcattattg
This portion of the Ornithodoros turicata isolate Travis chromosome 3, ASM3712646v1, whole genome shotgun sequence genome encodes:
- the LOC135389259 gene encoding uncharacterized protein LOC135389259 — protein: MTVQNPEAMMDAGVHTISLQNASSGETCEPPYETTCHACQIYKAKFHRREDTMILPQQSNIPFHVVHLDFAELRKKGEGVRRTQAFLLAIDQCTRMLAARPGREDAHSVIALLEQDMYRNTSVIISDNGPAFRSRKLQTWALERGLTLRTTSTYHPAANGLAERAIRDIKTYMAVVYPDFRDCWKCALEGAVRHHNRSHARALG